From Thermoplasmata archaeon, the proteins below share one genomic window:
- a CDS encoding type II glyceraldehyde-3-phosphate dehydrogenase: MVVKVAINGYGTIGKRVADAVSWQDDMKIIGVVKTRPTYECITAMQKGFKIYAASEDKIQAFKDAGFEVAGVARDLFEEADIIVDATPGKKKDGGTTGEDYKKVYEELGKPAIFQGGEKHKLTGLSFNAFANYEKCIGAKYVRVVSCNTTGLLRTLVPIHNEIGIENVKVVLVRRATDPNDSKKGPINAIQPEVKVPSHHGPDVQSVVPSINISSMAVVVPTTIMHLHNVMVTLKKEVKTEDVINIWKKSTRVILVNSKHGFESTAQLMEYAKDLGRPRGDLYEIPVWQDGVSVVGRELYYTQAVHQESDVVPENVDAIRAMMNLETDKFKSIEKTNRTLKIIK, from the coding sequence ATGGTCGTGAAGGTAGCAATAAACGGATATGGAACCATCGGAAAGAGAGTGGCGGATGCAGTGAGCTGGCAGGACGACATGAAGATTATCGGGGTTGTGAAAACAAGGCCCACATACGAGTGCATAACAGCAATGCAGAAGGGCTTCAAGATTTATGCAGCCAGTGAGGACAAAATCCAGGCATTCAAGGATGCAGGATTTGAGGTGGCAGGGGTTGCTAGAGATTTATTCGAAGAAGCGGACATCATCGTAGATGCAACACCTGGCAAGAAGAAAGATGGTGGCACCACTGGTGAGGATTACAAGAAGGTTTATGAGGAACTGGGAAAGCCGGCAATATTCCAAGGTGGAGAGAAACACAAACTTACAGGGCTTTCATTCAATGCCTTTGCAAACTATGAGAAATGCATCGGGGCAAAGTATGTTCGTGTGGTCTCATGCAATACCACTGGCTTACTGAGAACCCTTGTGCCAATACACAACGAGATTGGAATTGAGAATGTGAAAGTAGTGCTAGTGCGCAGAGCCACAGACCCAAATGACTCAAAGAAGGGACCAATAAACGCAATTCAGCCAGAAGTGAAAGTTCCTTCGCATCATGGTCCAGATGTCCAGAGCGTTGTGCCGAGCATAAACATCAGCAGCATGGCTGTGGTTGTGCCCACTACAATCATGCACCTGCACAATGTGATGGTTACATTGAAAAAGGAAGTGAAAACCGAGGATGTAATCAATATCTGGAAGAAATCCACAAGAGTGATTCTTGTGAACTCAAAACATGGATTTGAATCTACTGCCCAGTTGATGGAGTATGCCAAGGACCTCGGAAGGCCCAGAGGAGACCTCTATGAGATTCCTGTCTGGCAGGATGGTGTGAGTGTTGTCGGTAGGGAACTCTACTACACCCAGGCAGTGCATCAGGAAAGCGATGTTGTGCCAGAGAATGTGGATGCAATTAGAGCAATGATGAACCTGGAGACAGACAAGTTCAAGAGCATTGAGAAGACAAATAGGACACTGAAAATAATAAAGTAA
- a CDS encoding Rab family GTPase, with protein sequence MQTKNVIKSVIMLGDAAVGKTSLVRRFVVDQFDDTYITTLGAKPMEKDVKIVGKDAIVELRMIIWDIMGQKDYERVHKDMFEGVNGGILVCDVTKPETLKNLGEYWIPKFFEYAGKVPLVLLANKVDLKDQMKINIKDIQALLASFQMKDGCSPPFYLTSAKTGENVQVGFEKLGELLIKDMGLL encoded by the coding sequence ATGCAGACCAAGAATGTGATAAAATCTGTGATAATGCTGGGCGATGCGGCTGTAGGAAAGACAAGCCTTGTCAGAAGGTTTGTTGTAGACCAGTTTGATGATACATACATCACAACACTGGGTGCCAAGCCAATGGAGAAGGATGTGAAAATTGTAGGTAAAGACGCAATTGTGGAATTGCGAATGATAATCTGGGATATAATGGGACAGAAGGACTATGAAAGGGTTCATAAGGACATGTTCGAAGGTGTCAATGGTGGCATCCTTGTCTGCGATGTGACGAAGCCAGAGACACTGAAAAACCTTGGAGAATACTGGATTCCAAAATTTTTTGAGTATGCTGGAAAGGTTCCCCTAGTGTTGCTAGCTAATAAGGTCGACCTAAAAGACCAGATGAAAATTAATATAAAAGATATTCAGGCTCTCCTTGCTAGCTTCCAAATGAAAGATGGATGTTCACCACCTTTCTATCTGACATCGGCAAAGACAGGCGAAAATGTCCAGGTTGGATTTGAGAAACTTGGAGAACTTCTGATAAAGGACATGGGTCTTCTTTAG